The Deltaproteobacteria bacterium genome includes a window with the following:
- a CDS encoding SDR family NAD(P)-dependent oxidoreductase: MNHAVAVITGVSSGIGNATARALVARGYRVFGTARSEASIVPEKVERVLLDVRDGESIQRGVDEVLAKAGHIDLLVNNAGGSLDGAFEETPLGQARDLFELNFFGAVRMTQAVLPAMRARKSGRIVFVSSVLGFLPAPFMGFYAASKHALEGLAESLDHETRTLGIRVALVEPGYTRTNFDANGSSAPALVADYAAALDRTRAKMRAALSAGDEPEMVAEAVLEAATSKKPRLRYPAGSRAGLLRRLRRYLPASILDGALRKEFGLDDTGAKHASFP, translated from the coding sequence ATGAACCATGCAGTGGCGGTGATCACGGGAGTGTCGTCGGGCATCGGAAACGCGACCGCTCGCGCACTCGTCGCACGGGGATACCGCGTCTTCGGCACGGCGCGGTCCGAGGCGAGCATCGTGCCCGAGAAGGTCGAACGCGTGCTGCTGGACGTCCGGGACGGCGAGTCGATCCAGCGAGGCGTGGACGAAGTGCTCGCCAAGGCCGGCCACATTGACCTTCTCGTGAACAATGCCGGCGGATCGCTGGACGGAGCGTTCGAAGAGACCCCCCTCGGACAGGCGCGGGACCTGTTCGAGCTCAACTTCTTCGGAGCGGTCCGGATGACGCAAGCGGTGCTGCCCGCGATGCGGGCGCGGAAAAGCGGGCGAATCGTCTTCGTCAGCAGCGTGCTGGGCTTCTTGCCCGCGCCGTTCATGGGTTTCTATGCGGCGTCCAAGCACGCGCTGGAGGGCCTGGCCGAGTCGCTCGACCACGAGACCCGCACGCTCGGTATCCGCGTTGCGCTCGTCGAGCCTGGGTACACGCGCACGAACTTCGACGCCAACGGATCGTCCGCGCCCGCGCTGGTCGCCGACTACGCGGCCGCCCTCGATCGCACGCGCGCAAAGATGCGCGCCGCGCTGAGCGCTGGCGACGAACCCGAGATGGTGGCCGAGGCGGTGCTGGAAGCCGCCACCAGCAAAAAGCCGCGCCTGCGTTACCCGGCGGGCAGCCGCGCAGGCCTCTTGCGGCGGCTGCGCCGGTACTTGCCAGCGAGCATTCTCGATGGTGCGCTCCGCAAAGAGTTCGGGCTCGACGACACGGGAGCAAAGCATGCGTCATTCCCGTGA
- a CDS encoding TetR/AcrR family transcriptional regulator gives MVRSAKSSGSTTREQSMRHSREETARTRTAAVQAASRLFRERGIDAASVNDVMAELGMTGGGFYRHFESKEALAAEACAEAFAKSGLARGPANSAEQMVRRYLSKPHRDAPGSGCPLPALASDMARQPRAVRRAYSDGVRNALARLEQLAPDTPSVTRHALLAGLVGALAIARAVDDDELSSAILHDSREFWIRVLTRARRDGGPGGEGIERQARPRDRT, from the coding sequence ATGGTGCGCTCCGCAAAGAGTTCGGGCTCGACGACACGGGAGCAAAGCATGCGTCATTCCCGTGAGGAAACGGCGCGCACGCGCACCGCGGCGGTGCAAGCCGCCTCGCGGCTCTTCCGCGAGCGCGGCATCGACGCGGCCTCCGTGAACGATGTCATGGCGGAGCTTGGCATGACGGGCGGCGGCTTCTACCGCCATTTCGAGAGCAAAGAGGCGCTGGCCGCGGAAGCTTGCGCCGAGGCGTTCGCGAAATCGGGGCTCGCTCGCGGACCGGCCAATTCCGCCGAGCAGATGGTGCGTCGCTATCTGAGCAAACCACACCGCGACGCGCCGGGGAGCGGATGCCCGTTGCCCGCGTTGGCCTCCGACATGGCACGCCAGCCCCGTGCGGTCCGGCGCGCCTACAGCGATGGCGTACGCAACGCTCTGGCGCGCCTCGAGCAACTCGCGCCCGACACGCCGTCCGTGACCCGCCATGCGCTGCTCGCGGGCCTGGTCGGGGCCCTCGCCATCGCGCGCGCGGTGGACGACGACGAGCTGAGCTCTGCCATCCTGCACGACTCGCGCGAATTCTGGATCCGCGTACTGACCAGGGCACGTCGAGACGGAGGTCCCGGAGGCGAGGGCATCGAACGGCAGGCCCGGCCACGGGATCGGACATGA